A single Kribbella aluminosa DNA region contains:
- a CDS encoding class I SAM-dependent methyltransferase yields the protein MSQPRVPPAASTAKPEPLPRTSDEAAATEYWAHLYGRWDPLDQAGVALSINGFTHPMVGGRSMPSPAYLAAATMVCLVAMSDDSRADPQTDTPGDPSQAWLELAPDYERARAREDSLDRLVEWPAQRELLGEVTGRSVLDVGCGNGGKLAELVRDGAAASVGVDVSGNFLSAPPPGLEFIRGNLSELDSVPGLDGRRFDRILFLQSFGYAKDPVRTLQAARTMLTDDGFILLTRTQPIRYAVERAEQNGSSLGEEYFSTAPFSYVSGWNDQITLTKRTYTVSDLINVFSAAGLWIETAIEPQLSEDARRRYPHKQAWMNKYLGILIFKLRPHPGR from the coding sequence ATGAGTCAACCACGCGTGCCGCCGGCTGCAAGTACGGCGAAACCCGAACCGTTGCCGCGAACATCGGACGAGGCTGCGGCGACCGAGTACTGGGCGCATCTCTACGGCCGGTGGGACCCGTTGGACCAGGCTGGGGTCGCGCTGTCCATCAACGGGTTCACCCATCCCATGGTGGGTGGGCGATCGATGCCTTCACCGGCGTACCTCGCGGCGGCGACTATGGTCTGTCTCGTGGCGATGTCAGACGACTCACGGGCGGATCCTCAGACCGACACTCCTGGGGATCCGAGCCAGGCGTGGCTGGAACTTGCTCCGGACTACGAGCGGGCCCGAGCCAGAGAGGATTCGCTGGATCGGCTTGTCGAGTGGCCTGCGCAGCGAGAACTTCTGGGTGAGGTCACCGGACGGTCGGTGCTCGATGTCGGTTGCGGCAACGGCGGGAAGCTCGCTGAGCTGGTTCGAGACGGTGCGGCTGCCTCGGTAGGTGTCGATGTCAGTGGCAACTTCCTCAGCGCCCCGCCGCCTGGCTTGGAGTTCATCCGGGGCAATCTCTCTGAGCTGGATTCTGTGCCCGGGCTTGACGGTCGCCGGTTCGACCGGATCTTGTTCCTGCAGTCCTTCGGCTACGCGAAAGATCCGGTCCGCACCCTGCAGGCAGCGCGGACGATGCTGACCGACGACGGATTCATCCTGTTGACCAGGACGCAACCGATCCGATACGCCGTCGAACGGGCCGAACAGAATGGTTCCTCCTTGGGTGAAGAGTATTTCTCCACCGCCCCGTTCTCCTACGTCAGCGGCTGGAACGACCAGATCACCCTCACGAAGCGTACGTACACCGTCTCTGACCTGATCAACGTGTTCAGTGCGGCAGGGCTGTGGATCGAGACCGCGATCGAGCCCCAACTATCCGAGGACGCCCGACGCCGCTACCCGCACAAGCAGGCGTGGATGAACAAGTACCTCGGCATCCTGATCTTCAAGCTCCGGCCCCATCCCGGCCGGTAG
- a CDS encoding aminoglycoside phosphotransferase family protein, with the protein MSLDIPEQVRKTVVADGNESWLDELPGVVDSLAREWSLVIGRSFAGGHAALAVEVTLVDGTPAVLKVGVPGRDVAQEAMALRLANGAGCAKLLREDLGRQALLLERLGAPMYDLVADPASRHDLLCEVAVRLWRPIGPDIDLPTGAKLAEQYADRLPRLWEQAGRPCSPATVADALNCMDRRRLAHDDRSAVLVHGDIHEMNALQASDGSYKLIDPAGLRAEPACDLGTIVRCNPDLGDDLWARTEQLASRTGVDATAIWEWGTIHRVVSGVYACSIGFQPFGDLLLAEADRLTA; encoded by the coding sequence GTGAGCCTCGACATTCCCGAGCAGGTCCGGAAGACGGTCGTGGCCGACGGGAACGAATCCTGGCTGGACGAGCTGCCGGGCGTGGTCGACTCGCTGGCCCGGGAGTGGTCTCTGGTCATCGGTCGCAGCTTCGCGGGCGGTCACGCTGCTCTGGCCGTCGAGGTGACGCTGGTTGACGGAACTCCGGCCGTCCTCAAGGTCGGCGTACCAGGTCGGGACGTCGCGCAGGAGGCCATGGCGTTGCGCCTGGCGAACGGAGCAGGATGCGCCAAGCTGTTGCGCGAAGACCTGGGTCGACAAGCCCTTCTGCTGGAGCGCCTTGGGGCTCCGATGTACGACCTCGTGGCCGACCCTGCAAGCCGCCACGACTTGCTGTGCGAAGTGGCCGTTCGCCTGTGGCGGCCGATCGGTCCCGACATCGACCTTCCAACCGGGGCGAAGTTGGCTGAGCAGTACGCCGATCGGCTGCCGAGGCTATGGGAGCAGGCGGGGCGACCGTGTTCGCCGGCCACCGTGGCGGACGCGCTGAATTGCATGGATCGTCGGCGCCTTGCCCACGACGATCGGTCCGCGGTTCTGGTCCACGGTGACATCCACGAGATGAACGCCCTGCAGGCGAGTGACGGCAGCTACAAGCTCATCGATCCAGCCGGACTGCGGGCCGAACCGGCGTGCGATCTCGGCACTATCGTGCGGTGCAACCCGGACCTCGGCGATGACCTGTGGGCGCGGACTGAGCAGCTGGCCTCTCGCACGGGCGTGGATGCCACCGCCATCTGGGAATGGGGAACTATCCACCGAGTCGTCAGCGGCGTCTACGCCTGCAGTATTGGCTTTCAGCCCTTTGGCGATCTGCTGCTGGCCGAAGCGGATCGCCTCACGGCGTAG